The following proteins are encoded in a genomic region of Magallana gigas chromosome 1, xbMagGiga1.1, whole genome shotgun sequence:
- the LOC105346071 gene encoding integrase/recombinase xerD homolog isoform X5 — protein sequence MSTTTSPLIRTMTKNYDRQKTELCVLLKRRRGSNHTNHALPDTALLSLLLAVFLPLLLEVNSSFFVASGNAVNHLPTTSVSTASQSGTGGNTVPCSAPPISQAVRDQLVNDFSDVFQTGRWASIQTSGENLADLKFFCEKSKSESTFRKYRYAFNSWIKWCYSQSPKVQHFPASDFNVSIYLINLSKQFNSVAKVNEAFYAISWAHEISGTQNPCHSSLVVSVLEGARRLSAKPVTKKEPITSEILQQIVNRYGTGSSSLPDIRISCMCLLSYAAFLRFSELVNLKRSDITFYEDHLSLYISKSKTDKYKTGSNVIVSKTNNVTCSYGMLQLYLKIADIASDSDCFIFRALSFCKKSGKYKLRNSGPLSYSRARELLLNALESVGVDKSKFGLHSLRSGGATAAANAGVSDRLFKKHGRWRSDNAKDGYVHENVKSLMSVSQSLNI from the exons ATGAGCACAACGACATCGCCTCTGATTCGGACGATGACAAAAAACTACGACAGGCAGAAAACAGAGCTTTGCGTGCTATTAAAGAGAAGAAGAGGTTCCAACCATACAAACCACGCCCTTCCGGATACAGCGCTCCTCAGCCTGCTACTGGCAGTATTCCTTCCGCTGCTGCTGGAAGTCAACAGCAGCTTTTTCGTGGCTTCGGGAAACGCCGTGAACCATCTTCCTACGACATCTGTTTCCACTGCAAGTCAGTCGGGCACTGGAGGAAACACTGTCCCCTGTTCAGCGCCGCCAATCAGTCAAGCGGTTCGGGATCAGTTAGTAAATG atttttcagatGTTTTCCAAACAGGAAGATGGGCCTCAATTCAGACATCGGGGGAAAATTTGGCGGACCTGAAGTTCTTCTGTGAAAAATCCAAATCTGAAAGTACTTTTCGTAAATATCGGTATGCCTTTAATTCATGGATAAAGTGGTGTTATTCGCAAAGTCCTAAAGTGCAACACTTCCCTGCTTCTGATTTCAACGTTTCcatatatttgattaatttatcaaaacaatttaacTCTGTTGCAAAAGTTAATGAAGCCTTTTATGCCATTTCTTGGGCTCATGAAATTTCAGGAACACAAAATCCTTGTCATTCATCATTAGTCGTTTCAGTTTTGGAGGGAGCTCGCCGCTTAAGTGCTAAACCTGTTACCAAGAAAGAACCAATAACTTCTGAAATTTTACAGCAAATAGTGAATCGTTACGGGACCGGAAGTAGCAGTTTACCAGACATTCGAATTTCATGTATGTGTCTATTAAGTTATGCAGCTTTTTTACGTTTTTCAGAACTGGTCAACTTAAAACGCTctgacattacattttatgagGACCATCTTTCTTTGTATATCTCTAAGAGTAAAACAGATAAATATAAGACTGGGAGTAATGTAATAGTTTCTAAAACAAATAATGTTACTTGTTCGTATGGTATGTTACAATTGTATTTGAAAATTGCTGACATTGCTTCGGATtctgattgttttattttcagggcgttatcattttgtaaaaaatctggtaaatataaattaagaaaTTCTGGACCATTGTCTTATAGTAGAGCAAGGGAATTATTACTTAATGCTTTGGAAAGTGTTGGTGTGGATAAGTCCAAATTTGGTCTTCACAGTTTAAGGTCAGGGGGCGCTACTGCGGCTGCTAATGCTGGTGTGAGTGACAGACTGTTTAAGAAGCACGGCAGGTGGCGCTCTGACAACGCAAAAGACGGTTATGttcatgaaaatgtaaaatcattGATGTCTGTGTCTCAGTCATTGAATATTTGA
- the LOC105346071 gene encoding integrase/recombinase xerD homolog isoform X4: protein MIILPFGLSSAPYIFTKCLRPMVRYWRQSGVNIVLYLDDGLGLAESYEKGVSDSLFVKDSLEKAGFLVNLEKSIFEPCQMLEWLGMIWNTNMFCLSIPERRIQDCKSTLADLFHRLPKITARQLAQFTGKVISMGPVIGNISRLMTRKCYEIIESRFAWDSLIRFDSSHEFLQELSFWSKNLDMYNCRFMKDYSKSIAILCTDASSVAAGAVCQLSDVFQTGRWASIQTSGENLADLKFFCEKSKSESTFRKYRYAFNSWIKWCYSQSPKVQHFPASDFNVSIYLINLSKQFNSVAKVNEAFYAISWAHEISGTQNPCHSSLVVSVLEGARRLSAKPVTKKEPITSEILQQIVNRYGTGSSSLPDIRISCMCLLSYAAFLRFSELVNLKRSDITFYEDHLSLYISKSKTDKYKTGSNVIVSKTNNVTCSYGMLQLYLKIADIASDSDCFIFRALSFCKKSGKYKLRNSGPLSYSRARELLLNALESVGVDKSKFGLHSLRSGGATAAANAGVSDRLFKKHGRWRSDNAKDGYVHENVKSLMSVSQSLNI, encoded by the exons ATGATAA TTTTGCCTTTCGGTCTTTCTTCGGCACCTTACATTTTTACAAAGTGTTTACGACCAATGGTGAGATACTGGAGGCAGTCGGGTGTCAACATTGTGTTGTATTTAGACGATGGCCTGGGATTGGCTGAATCATACGAGAAAGGGGTATCTGATAGCCTTTTCGTTAAAGATTCCTTAGAAAAGGCTGGGTTTTTGGTAAATTTGGAAAAGTCTATTTTTGAACCTTGTCAAATGTTAGAATGGCTAGGAATGATATGGAACACTAACATGTTTTGTTTGTCTATTCCAGAGAGACGTATACAAGATTGTAAGAGCACTTTAGCAGATTTGTTTCATAGATTACCAAAAATTACTGCAAGACAATTGGCTCAGTTTACGGGCAAGGTTATTTCTATGGGACCAGTGATCGGTAACATTAGTAGACTTATGACAAGAAAGTGTTATGAAATTATCGAGTCCCGATTTGCATGGGATAGTTTGATTAGATTTGATAGTTCACATGAGTTTTTGCAAGAACTTTCGTTCTGGTCGAAGAATTTGGACATGTATAACTGTCGTTTTATGAAAGATTATTCTAAATCAATTGCTATTTTATGCACAGATGCTAGTTCAGTAGCTGCAGGAGCTGTATGTCAATTATCAG atGTTTTCCAAACAGGAAGATGGGCCTCAATTCAGACATCGGGGGAAAATTTGGCGGACCTGAAGTTCTTCTGTGAAAAATCCAAATCTGAAAGTACTTTTCGTAAATATCGGTATGCCTTTAATTCATGGATAAAGTGGTGTTATTCGCAAAGTCCTAAAGTGCAACACTTCCCTGCTTCTGATTTCAACGTTTCcatatatttgattaatttatcaaaacaatttaacTCTGTTGCAAAAGTTAATGAAGCCTTTTATGCCATTTCTTGGGCTCATGAAATTTCAGGAACACAAAATCCTTGTCATTCATCATTAGTCGTTTCAGTTTTGGAGGGAGCTCGCCGCTTAAGTGCTAAACCTGTTACCAAGAAAGAACCAATAACTTCTGAAATTTTACAGCAAATAGTGAATCGTTACGGGACCGGAAGTAGCAGTTTACCAGACATTCGAATTTCATGTATGTGTCTATTAAGTTATGCAGCTTTTTTACGTTTTTCAGAACTGGTCAACTTAAAACGCTctgacattacattttatgagGACCATCTTTCTTTGTATATCTCTAAGAGTAAAACAGATAAATATAAGACTGGGAGTAATGTAATAGTTTCTAAAACAAATAATGTTACTTGTTCGTATGGTATGTTACAATTGTATTTGAAAATTGCTGACATTGCTTCGGATtctgattgttttattttcagggcgttatcattttgtaaaaaatctggtaaatataaattaagaaaTTCTGGACCATTGTCTTATAGTAGAGCAAGGGAATTATTACTTAATGCTTTGGAAAGTGTTGGTGTGGATAAGTCCAAATTTGGTCTTCACAGTTTAAGGTCAGGGGGCGCTACTGCGGCTGCTAATGCTGGTGTGAGTGACAGACTGTTTAAGAAGCACGGCAGGTGGCGCTCTGACAACGCAAAAGACGGTTATGttcatgaaaatgtaaaatcattGATGTCTGTGTCTCAGTCATTGAATATTTGA
- the LOC105346071 gene encoding uncharacterized protein isoform X2 gives MAYESFCNLKENDIISEHQIYLKNLESFRDSKGVKHRLRNAVQFWKSINASDFIISTISTGYVIPFIMPPKEMYMKNNKSAILNAEFVSDTVSELLLSSCIIQVPFIPVVVNPLSVAMNSSGKKRLILDLSVLNKFVRRDKVKFEDWKIALQYFQKGFHMFKFDLKSGYHHIDICSAQQTFLGFSWNNLFYVFTVLPFGLSSAPYIFTKCLRPMVRYWRQSGVNIVLYLDDGLGLAESYEKGVSDSLFVKDSLEKAGFLVNLEKSIFEPCQMLEWLGMIWNTNMFCLSIPERRIQDCKSTLADLFHRLPKITARQLAQFTGKVISMGPVIDVFQTGRWASIQTSGENLADLKFFCEKSKSESTFRKYRYAFNSWIKWCYSQSPKVQHFPASDFNVSIYLINLSKQFNSVAKVNEAFYAISWAHEISGTQNPCHSSLVVSVLEGARRLSAKPVTKKEPITSEILQQIVNRYGTGSSSLPDIRISCMCLLSYAAFLRFSELVNLKRSDITFYEDHLSLYISKSKTDKYKTGSNVIVSKTNNVTCSYGMLQLYLKIADIASDSDCFIFRALSFCKKSGKYKLRNSGPLSYSRARELLLNALESVGVDKSKFGLHSLRSGGATAAANAGVSDRLFKKHGRWRSDNAKDGYVHENVKSLMSVSQSLNI, from the exons ATGGCTTATGAAAGTTTCtgtaatttgaaagaaaatgataTCATATCTGAACATCaaatctatttgaaaaatttagaaagcTTTAGAGATTCTAAAGGTGTAAAGCATCGGTTAAGAAATGCAGTACAATTTTGGAAGAGTATAAATGCATCTGACTTCATTATCAGTACTATTAGCACTGGCTATGTAATTCCATTTATTATGCCACCAAAAGAAATgtacatgaaaaataataagtcTGCCATACTCAATGCTGAATTTGTTTCTGACACTGTTTCAGAATTGTTACTTTCAAGTTGTATTATACAAGTTCCTTTCATACCTGTTGTGGTAAATCCGCTAAGTGTAGCAATGAACAGTTCTGGTAAGAAGAGGTTAATCCTTGATCTGAGTGTTTTGAACAAGTTTGTAAGAAGAGACAAAGTGAAATTTGAAGACTGGAAAATAGCattgcaatattttcaaaaagggtttcatatgtttaaatttgacCTTAAGTCTGGTTATCATCATATAGATATTTGCTCAGCACAACAAACTTTTTTGGGTTTTTCTtggaataatttattttatgtatttacaGTTTTGCCTTTCGGTCTTTCTTCGGCACCTTACATTTTTACAAAGTGTTTACGACCAATGGTGAGATACTGGAGGCAGTCGGGTGTCAACATTGTGTTGTATTTAGACGATGGCCTGGGATTGGCTGAATCATACGAGAAAGGGGTATCTGATAGCCTTTTCGTTAAAGATTCCTTAGAAAAGGCTGGGTTTTTGGTAAATTTGGAAAAGTCTATTTTTGAACCTTGTCAAATGTTAGAATGGCTAGGAATGATATGGAACACTAACATGTTTTGTTTGTCTATTCCAGAGAGACGTATACAAGATTGTAAGAGCACTTTAGCAGATTTGTTTCATAGATTACCAAAAATTACTGCAAGACAATTGGCTCAGTTTACGGGCAAGGTTATTTCTATGGGACCAGTGATCG atGTTTTCCAAACAGGAAGATGGGCCTCAATTCAGACATCGGGGGAAAATTTGGCGGACCTGAAGTTCTTCTGTGAAAAATCCAAATCTGAAAGTACTTTTCGTAAATATCGGTATGCCTTTAATTCATGGATAAAGTGGTGTTATTCGCAAAGTCCTAAAGTGCAACACTTCCCTGCTTCTGATTTCAACGTTTCcatatatttgattaatttatcaaaacaatttaacTCTGTTGCAAAAGTTAATGAAGCCTTTTATGCCATTTCTTGGGCTCATGAAATTTCAGGAACACAAAATCCTTGTCATTCATCATTAGTCGTTTCAGTTTTGGAGGGAGCTCGCCGCTTAAGTGCTAAACCTGTTACCAAGAAAGAACCAATAACTTCTGAAATTTTACAGCAAATAGTGAATCGTTACGGGACCGGAAGTAGCAGTTTACCAGACATTCGAATTTCATGTATGTGTCTATTAAGTTATGCAGCTTTTTTACGTTTTTCAGAACTGGTCAACTTAAAACGCTctgacattacattttatgagGACCATCTTTCTTTGTATATCTCTAAGAGTAAAACAGATAAATATAAGACTGGGAGTAATGTAATAGTTTCTAAAACAAATAATGTTACTTGTTCGTATGGTATGTTACAATTGTATTTGAAAATTGCTGACATTGCTTCGGATtctgattgttttattttcagggcgttatcattttgtaaaaaatctggtaaatataaattaagaaaTTCTGGACCATTGTCTTATAGTAGAGCAAGGGAATTATTACTTAATGCTTTGGAAAGTGTTGGTGTGGATAAGTCCAAATTTGGTCTTCACAGTTTAAGGTCAGGGGGCGCTACTGCGGCTGCTAATGCTGGTGTGAGTGACAGACTGTTTAAGAAGCACGGCAGGTGGCGCTCTGACAACGCAAAAGACGGTTATGttcatgaaaatgtaaaatcattGATGTCTGTGTCTCAGTCATTGAATATTTGA
- the LOC105346071 gene encoding uncharacterized protein isoform X1 — MAYESFCNLKENDIISEHQIYLKNLESFRDSKGVKHRLRNAVQFWKSINASDFIISTISTGYVIPFIMPPKEMYMKNNKSAILNAEFVSDTVSELLLSSCIIQVPFIPVVVNPLSVAMNSSGKKRLILDLSVLNKFVRRDKVKFEDWKIALQYFQKGFHMFKFDLKSGYHHIDICSAQQTFLGFSWNNLFYVFTVLPFGLSSAPYIFTKCLRPMVRYWRQSGVNIVLYLDDGLGLAESYEKGVSDSLFVKDSLEKAGFLVNLEKSIFEPCQMLEWLGMIWNTNMFCLSIPERRIQDCKSTLADLFHRLPKITARQLAQFTGKVISMGPVIGNISRLMTRKCYEIIESRFAWDSLIRFDSSHEFLQELSFWSKNLDMYNCRFMKDYSKSIAILCTDASSVAAGAVCQLSDVFQTGRWASIQTSGENLADLKFFCEKSKSESTFRKYRYAFNSWIKWCYSQSPKVQHFPASDFNVSIYLINLSKQFNSVAKVNEAFYAISWAHEISGTQNPCHSSLVVSVLEGARRLSAKPVTKKEPITSEILQQIVNRYGTGSSSLPDIRISCMCLLSYAAFLRFSELVNLKRSDITFYEDHLSLYISKSKTDKYKTGSNVIVSKTNNVTCSYGMLQLYLKIADIASDSDCFIFRALSFCKKSGKYKLRNSGPLSYSRARELLLNALESVGVDKSKFGLHSLRSGGATAAANAGVSDRLFKKHGRWRSDNAKDGYVHENVKSLMSVSQSLNI, encoded by the exons ATGGCTTATGAAAGTTTCtgtaatttgaaagaaaatgataTCATATCTGAACATCaaatctatttgaaaaatttagaaagcTTTAGAGATTCTAAAGGTGTAAAGCATCGGTTAAGAAATGCAGTACAATTTTGGAAGAGTATAAATGCATCTGACTTCATTATCAGTACTATTAGCACTGGCTATGTAATTCCATTTATTATGCCACCAAAAGAAATgtacatgaaaaataataagtcTGCCATACTCAATGCTGAATTTGTTTCTGACACTGTTTCAGAATTGTTACTTTCAAGTTGTATTATACAAGTTCCTTTCATACCTGTTGTGGTAAATCCGCTAAGTGTAGCAATGAACAGTTCTGGTAAGAAGAGGTTAATCCTTGATCTGAGTGTTTTGAACAAGTTTGTAAGAAGAGACAAAGTGAAATTTGAAGACTGGAAAATAGCattgcaatattttcaaaaagggtttcatatgtttaaatttgacCTTAAGTCTGGTTATCATCATATAGATATTTGCTCAGCACAACAAACTTTTTTGGGTTTTTCTtggaataatttattttatgtatttacaGTTTTGCCTTTCGGTCTTTCTTCGGCACCTTACATTTTTACAAAGTGTTTACGACCAATGGTGAGATACTGGAGGCAGTCGGGTGTCAACATTGTGTTGTATTTAGACGATGGCCTGGGATTGGCTGAATCATACGAGAAAGGGGTATCTGATAGCCTTTTCGTTAAAGATTCCTTAGAAAAGGCTGGGTTTTTGGTAAATTTGGAAAAGTCTATTTTTGAACCTTGTCAAATGTTAGAATGGCTAGGAATGATATGGAACACTAACATGTTTTGTTTGTCTATTCCAGAGAGACGTATACAAGATTGTAAGAGCACTTTAGCAGATTTGTTTCATAGATTACCAAAAATTACTGCAAGACAATTGGCTCAGTTTACGGGCAAGGTTATTTCTATGGGACCAGTGATCGGTAACATTAGTAGACTTATGACAAGAAAGTGTTATGAAATTATCGAGTCCCGATTTGCATGGGATAGTTTGATTAGATTTGATAGTTCACATGAGTTTTTGCAAGAACTTTCGTTCTGGTCGAAGAATTTGGACATGTATAACTGTCGTTTTATGAAAGATTATTCTAAATCAATTGCTATTTTATGCACAGATGCTAGTTCAGTAGCTGCAGGAGCTGTATGTCAATTATCAG atGTTTTCCAAACAGGAAGATGGGCCTCAATTCAGACATCGGGGGAAAATTTGGCGGACCTGAAGTTCTTCTGTGAAAAATCCAAATCTGAAAGTACTTTTCGTAAATATCGGTATGCCTTTAATTCATGGATAAAGTGGTGTTATTCGCAAAGTCCTAAAGTGCAACACTTCCCTGCTTCTGATTTCAACGTTTCcatatatttgattaatttatcaaaacaatttaacTCTGTTGCAAAAGTTAATGAAGCCTTTTATGCCATTTCTTGGGCTCATGAAATTTCAGGAACACAAAATCCTTGTCATTCATCATTAGTCGTTTCAGTTTTGGAGGGAGCTCGCCGCTTAAGTGCTAAACCTGTTACCAAGAAAGAACCAATAACTTCTGAAATTTTACAGCAAATAGTGAATCGTTACGGGACCGGAAGTAGCAGTTTACCAGACATTCGAATTTCATGTATGTGTCTATTAAGTTATGCAGCTTTTTTACGTTTTTCAGAACTGGTCAACTTAAAACGCTctgacattacattttatgagGACCATCTTTCTTTGTATATCTCTAAGAGTAAAACAGATAAATATAAGACTGGGAGTAATGTAATAGTTTCTAAAACAAATAATGTTACTTGTTCGTATGGTATGTTACAATTGTATTTGAAAATTGCTGACATTGCTTCGGATtctgattgttttattttcagggcgttatcattttgtaaaaaatctggtaaatataaattaagaaaTTCTGGACCATTGTCTTATAGTAGAGCAAGGGAATTATTACTTAATGCTTTGGAAAGTGTTGGTGTGGATAAGTCCAAATTTGGTCTTCACAGTTTAAGGTCAGGGGGCGCTACTGCGGCTGCTAATGCTGGTGTGAGTGACAGACTGTTTAAGAAGCACGGCAGGTGGCGCTCTGACAACGCAAAAGACGGTTATGttcatgaaaatgtaaaatcattGATGTCTGTGTCTCAGTCATTGAATATTTGA
- the LOC105346071 gene encoding uncharacterized protein isoform X3, producing the protein MAYESFCNLKENDIISEHQIYLKNLESFRDSKGVKHRLRNAVQFWKSINASDFIISTISTGYVIPFIMPPKEMYMKNNKSAILNAEFVSDTVSELLLSSCIIQVPFIPVVVNPLSVAMNSSGKKRLILDLSVLNKFVRRDKVKFEDWKIALQYFQKGFHMFKFDLKSGYHHIDICSAQQTFLGFSWNNLFYVFTVLPFGLSSAPYIFTKCLRPMVRYWRQSGVNIVLYLDDGLGLAESYEKGVSDSLFVKDSLEKAGFLVNLEKSIFEPCQMLEWLGMIWNTNMFCLSIPERRIQDYVFQTGRWASIQTSGENLADLKFFCEKSKSESTFRKYRYAFNSWIKWCYSQSPKVQHFPASDFNVSIYLINLSKQFNSVAKVNEAFYAISWAHEISGTQNPCHSSLVVSVLEGARRLSAKPVTKKEPITSEILQQIVNRYGTGSSSLPDIRISCMCLLSYAAFLRFSELVNLKRSDITFYEDHLSLYISKSKTDKYKTGSNVIVSKTNNVTCSYGMLQLYLKIADIASDSDCFIFRALSFCKKSGKYKLRNSGPLSYSRARELLLNALESVGVDKSKFGLHSLRSGGATAAANAGVSDRLFKKHGRWRSDNAKDGYVHENVKSLMSVSQSLNI; encoded by the exons ATGGCTTATGAAAGTTTCtgtaatttgaaagaaaatgataTCATATCTGAACATCaaatctatttgaaaaatttagaaagcTTTAGAGATTCTAAAGGTGTAAAGCATCGGTTAAGAAATGCAGTACAATTTTGGAAGAGTATAAATGCATCTGACTTCATTATCAGTACTATTAGCACTGGCTATGTAATTCCATTTATTATGCCACCAAAAGAAATgtacatgaaaaataataagtcTGCCATACTCAATGCTGAATTTGTTTCTGACACTGTTTCAGAATTGTTACTTTCAAGTTGTATTATACAAGTTCCTTTCATACCTGTTGTGGTAAATCCGCTAAGTGTAGCAATGAACAGTTCTGGTAAGAAGAGGTTAATCCTTGATCTGAGTGTTTTGAACAAGTTTGTAAGAAGAGACAAAGTGAAATTTGAAGACTGGAAAATAGCattgcaatattttcaaaaagggtttcatatgtttaaatttgacCTTAAGTCTGGTTATCATCATATAGATATTTGCTCAGCACAACAAACTTTTTTGGGTTTTTCTtggaataatttattttatgtatttacaGTTTTGCCTTTCGGTCTTTCTTCGGCACCTTACATTTTTACAAAGTGTTTACGACCAATGGTGAGATACTGGAGGCAGTCGGGTGTCAACATTGTGTTGTATTTAGACGATGGCCTGGGATTGGCTGAATCATACGAGAAAGGGGTATCTGATAGCCTTTTCGTTAAAGATTCCTTAGAAAAGGCTGGGTTTTTGGTAAATTTGGAAAAGTCTATTTTTGAACCTTGTCAAATGTTAGAATGGCTAGGAATGATATGGAACACTAACATGTTTTGTTTGTCTATTCCAGAGAGACGTATACAAGATT atGTTTTCCAAACAGGAAGATGGGCCTCAATTCAGACATCGGGGGAAAATTTGGCGGACCTGAAGTTCTTCTGTGAAAAATCCAAATCTGAAAGTACTTTTCGTAAATATCGGTATGCCTTTAATTCATGGATAAAGTGGTGTTATTCGCAAAGTCCTAAAGTGCAACACTTCCCTGCTTCTGATTTCAACGTTTCcatatatttgattaatttatcaaaacaatttaacTCTGTTGCAAAAGTTAATGAAGCCTTTTATGCCATTTCTTGGGCTCATGAAATTTCAGGAACACAAAATCCTTGTCATTCATCATTAGTCGTTTCAGTTTTGGAGGGAGCTCGCCGCTTAAGTGCTAAACCTGTTACCAAGAAAGAACCAATAACTTCTGAAATTTTACAGCAAATAGTGAATCGTTACGGGACCGGAAGTAGCAGTTTACCAGACATTCGAATTTCATGTATGTGTCTATTAAGTTATGCAGCTTTTTTACGTTTTTCAGAACTGGTCAACTTAAAACGCTctgacattacattttatgagGACCATCTTTCTTTGTATATCTCTAAGAGTAAAACAGATAAATATAAGACTGGGAGTAATGTAATAGTTTCTAAAACAAATAATGTTACTTGTTCGTATGGTATGTTACAATTGTATTTGAAAATTGCTGACATTGCTTCGGATtctgattgttttattttcagggcgttatcattttgtaaaaaatctggtaaatataaattaagaaaTTCTGGACCATTGTCTTATAGTAGAGCAAGGGAATTATTACTTAATGCTTTGGAAAGTGTTGGTGTGGATAAGTCCAAATTTGGTCTTCACAGTTTAAGGTCAGGGGGCGCTACTGCGGCTGCTAATGCTGGTGTGAGTGACAGACTGTTTAAGAAGCACGGCAGGTGGCGCTCTGACAACGCAAAAGACGGTTATGttcatgaaaatgtaaaatcattGATGTCTGTGTCTCAGTCATTGAATATTTGA
- the LOC105346071 gene encoding integrase/recombinase xerD homolog isoform X6, with protein MGPVIGNISRLMTRKCYEIIESRFAWDSLIRFDSSHEFLQELSFWSKNLDMYNCRFMKDYSKSIAILCTDASSVAAGAVCQLSDVFQTGRWASIQTSGENLADLKFFCEKSKSESTFRKYRYAFNSWIKWCYSQSPKVQHFPASDFNVSIYLINLSKQFNSVAKVNEAFYAISWAHEISGTQNPCHSSLVVSVLEGARRLSAKPVTKKEPITSEILQQIVNRYGTGSSSLPDIRISCMCLLSYAAFLRFSELVNLKRSDITFYEDHLSLYISKSKTDKYKTGSNVIVSKTNNVTCSYGMLQLYLKIADIASDSDCFIFRALSFCKKSGKYKLRNSGPLSYSRARELLLNALESVGVDKSKFGLHSLRSGGATAAANAGVSDRLFKKHGRWRSDNAKDGYVHENVKSLMSVSQSLNI; from the exons ATGGGACCAGTGATCGGTAACATTAGTAGACTTATGACAAGAAAGTGTTATGAAATTATCGAGTCCCGATTTGCATGGGATAGTTTGATTAGATTTGATAGTTCACATGAGTTTTTGCAAGAACTTTCGTTCTGGTCGAAGAATTTGGACATGTATAACTGTCGTTTTATGAAAGATTATTCTAAATCAATTGCTATTTTATGCACAGATGCTAGTTCAGTAGCTGCAGGAGCTGTATGTCAATTATCAG atGTTTTCCAAACAGGAAGATGGGCCTCAATTCAGACATCGGGGGAAAATTTGGCGGACCTGAAGTTCTTCTGTGAAAAATCCAAATCTGAAAGTACTTTTCGTAAATATCGGTATGCCTTTAATTCATGGATAAAGTGGTGTTATTCGCAAAGTCCTAAAGTGCAACACTTCCCTGCTTCTGATTTCAACGTTTCcatatatttgattaatttatcaaaacaatttaacTCTGTTGCAAAAGTTAATGAAGCCTTTTATGCCATTTCTTGGGCTCATGAAATTTCAGGAACACAAAATCCTTGTCATTCATCATTAGTCGTTTCAGTTTTGGAGGGAGCTCGCCGCTTAAGTGCTAAACCTGTTACCAAGAAAGAACCAATAACTTCTGAAATTTTACAGCAAATAGTGAATCGTTACGGGACCGGAAGTAGCAGTTTACCAGACATTCGAATTTCATGTATGTGTCTATTAAGTTATGCAGCTTTTTTACGTTTTTCAGAACTGGTCAACTTAAAACGCTctgacattacattttatgagGACCATCTTTCTTTGTATATCTCTAAGAGTAAAACAGATAAATATAAGACTGGGAGTAATGTAATAGTTTCTAAAACAAATAATGTTACTTGTTCGTATGGTATGTTACAATTGTATTTGAAAATTGCTGACATTGCTTCGGATtctgattgttttattttcagggcgttatcattttgtaaaaaatctggtaaatataaattaagaaaTTCTGGACCATTGTCTTATAGTAGAGCAAGGGAATTATTACTTAATGCTTTGGAAAGTGTTGGTGTGGATAAGTCCAAATTTGGTCTTCACAGTTTAAGGTCAGGGGGCGCTACTGCGGCTGCTAATGCTGGTGTGAGTGACAGACTGTTTAAGAAGCACGGCAGGTGGCGCTCTGACAACGCAAAAGACGGTTATGttcatgaaaatgtaaaatcattGATGTCTGTGTCTCAGTCATTGAATATTTGA